A region of the Bacteroidales bacterium genome:
GTTCTTCGTCGGTAATAACGGGGAATTGATTAAAAAGCAGTCCTTCTTTTGACTTGTCGGTATCAAAGAAAACAATCTTGCCCGCATATTGATTAGCTAAAAGAATGGATAAAACCTCTAAACCTAAATTAGCTGCACCTACAATAATCATACATAAAACGATTTTATGGTTTGGCAAATATAATGTATTTCTTCGTTAGTTAGCTGTGGATAAAGAGGCAATGTGAGTTCTTTTTGCTTTATCAAATGGGCATGTTTTATATTTTCTGCTTTATAAGGTTTATCTTTAATAAGTTCGTATTCAAATAAAAGTCGGTCATAATGAATGTTGGTTTGAATACCTTTTTCGGTTAGATATTTTTTCAATTCGTTTCGTCTTTCAGCAAATATGGCAAACTTATGATAATTGGAAACAACCGATAATGGATATTGAGGTAATGTAATGGACGAAACTTCGGATAATTTTTCTTGATAAAGATGAGCTATTTGAGTTCGTTTTTCAATTATTTTATCGATTTGAGCCATTTGCCAACGTAGTAATGCAGCTTGTGATGACGAAATGCGGCTATTATATCCGGCTTCGACAAAATTGTTTTTTTCTTTGCCATGATAATGCATGCGTTTTATTTGTTGATAAAGCCATTCGTCATCGGTAAGGATGGCTCCACCGGTGCCAAAAGCCTGAACAATTTTAGAAGGGTCAAAGCTGAAACAACTTAGTTCACCCAAAGTTCCTGCTTTGCGTTGTTGATAAGCAGCACCTAAAGCCTGTGCAGCATCTTCGATAATAGGAATGTGATGTTTTTTCGAAATCGCTTCTAACGAATCAAACTGATTTACACTTCCAAAAAGTTGAACCACAACAATAGCTCTTGTTTTTGATGTTATTTTTTGTTCAATTTCTTCAACAAAGAGACTTAGGTTATTGGGATGGATGTCGACAAAAACCGGTATGGCTTCACAATGTAAAATAGGACTCAACGAAGCGATAAACGAAAATGCTGGCACAATAACTTCGTCGCCTTTTTTTATGCCTAAAGCCTTTAGAGAAAAAAACAAAGCATCGGTACAACTCGAAACGGCAATTGCATATTTTCTTCCAATATATTGTGCTAATTCTTGCTCAAATTGTTTTACTTCGTCTGAGTCGAGAAAATAACCTTTTGCATAAGCCCTATCGGTTAAATTTAAAATAATTTCTTTATGTTCTTGATAAAAACGTTCTAAACCGTAAAACGAAATAGGTAAGTTCATAATTTAAACGGTTTCAATTTGTTTAATGAAATCGATATACTTAGCAATCCCTTTTTCGAGTGAGTATTGAGGCGAATAACCTAATAATGTTCGAGCTTTGTGAATATTTAATGCTCCTCTATTCGGTCTATAAGGTTTACACTCGTTATTTTGAATGGTTATGTTTGGAAAGTATTGTTTTACAATATGGGCCAAATCGGCAATTTTTCGTCCTTCGCCAT
Encoded here:
- a CDS encoding DegT/DnrJ/EryC1/StrS family aminotransferase, with amino-acid sequence MNLPISFYGLERFYQEHKEIILNLTDRAYAKGYFLDSDEVKQFEQELAQYIGRKYAIAVSSCTDALFFSLKALGIKKGDEVIVPAFSFIASLSPILHCEAIPVFVDIHPNNLSLFVEEIEQKITSKTRAIVVVQLFGSVNQFDSLEAISKKHHIPIIEDAAQALGAAYQQRKAGTLGELSCFSFDPSKIVQAFGTGGAILTDDEWLYQQIKRMHYHGKEKNNFVEAGYNSRISSSQAALLRWQMAQIDKIIEKRTQIAHLYQEKLSEVSSITLPQYPLSVVSNYHKFAIFAERRNELKKYLTEKGIQTNIHYDRLLFEYELIKDKPYKAENIKHAHLIKQKELTLPLYPQLTNEEIHYICQTIKSFYV